In the Petrotoga sibirica DSM 13575 genome, one interval contains:
- a CDS encoding ribose-phosphate pyrophosphokinase produces MPTNENQFKVFAGNSNLPLAKKIVEYMGTRLGDCEVSTFADGEVNVKINETVRGFDAYIIQSIAPPVNNNIMELLIMIDALRRASAASISVIIPYFGYARQDRKARGRDPITAKLVANLITTAGATRVVTIDLHAEQIQGFFDIPVDNLWSFPIFSRYFLEEMKLTQNDTVVVSPDVGGVKRARKFAQKLGCSLAILDKRRPKDNVAEVINVIGEVEGSNCIIFDDIIDTGGSLVAAGDTLHNKGAKKIIAAATHGIFSLNAVEKLQNSSIDKIIVTDTIYHKELPDKFVELKSSELLGEAIVRIRKNLSISILFR; encoded by the coding sequence ATGCCAACTAACGAGAATCAATTCAAGGTGTTTGCAGGAAATTCTAACCTTCCTTTGGCGAAAAAAATTGTAGAATACATGGGTACAAGGTTGGGGGACTGTGAAGTATCAACTTTTGCAGATGGTGAAGTAAATGTAAAAATTAACGAAACAGTCAGAGGATTCGATGCATATATAATTCAATCCATTGCTCCCCCCGTTAATAATAATATTATGGAATTATTGATAATGATAGATGCCTTAAGAAGGGCGTCTGCTGCATCTATATCTGTTATAATTCCATACTTTGGGTATGCTCGACAAGATAGAAAAGCAAGGGGTAGGGATCCCATCACTGCAAAGCTCGTTGCTAACTTAATCACAACCGCTGGAGCAACAAGGGTAGTCACAATAGATCTTCATGCCGAGCAAATCCAAGGGTTCTTTGATATACCGGTCGATAATCTTTGGAGCTTTCCTATTTTCTCAAGATATTTTTTAGAAGAAATGAAATTGACGCAAAATGACACCGTGGTAGTTTCCCCAGATGTCGGTGGGGTAAAAAGAGCTAGAAAGTTTGCACAAAAATTAGGTTGTTCTTTAGCCATTCTAGACAAAAGGAGACCTAAAGATAACGTTGCAGAAGTTATCAACGTAATAGGAGAAGTAGAAGGATCCAATTGTATAATTTTTGATGATATAATAGATACTGGTGGATCTCTTGTAGCTGCTGGTGACACTTTACATAATAAAGGTGCTAAAAAGATTATTGCTGCTGCTACACATGGAATATTCTCACTCAATGCCGTTGAAAAATTGCAAAATTCAAGTATTGATAAAATAATTGTTACAGATACAATATATCATAAAGAATTGCCTGACAAATTTGTGGAACTTAAATCCTCTGAACTTTTGGGAGAAGCCATAGTCAGAATAAGAAAAAATTTATCTATCAGCATACTTTTCCGATAA
- the glmU gene encoding bifunctional UDP-N-acetylglucosamine diphosphorylase/glucosamine-1-phosphate N-acetyltransferase GlmU, translating to MKVLILAAGQGKRMKSKIPKVAHKIIDKPMINWVIDVAKKISNDIGIVLGNGKDQVKDLLDDDVKIFEQKERLGTGHAVLCAEKFLDSSDILILYGDVPFISYNTLNSLIERHLKDNNSSTILSVRLEDPTGYGRIIKNEDKFVKIVEEKDADTSEKQIKEVYTGIAVYKGNQLKEALHHITPQNAQGEYYLTEVFEYLEKVGVVELENEIEVIGVNDRIQLAEAEKKIRYEILKKHMLNGVTIQDPDSTYISVDVSIGPDTIIYPQTFIYGKTTIGEDCEIGPLTRIKDCIIEDNVKIIRSECELSKIQKNVSIGPFSRLREGTELQENVKIGNFVETKKTKISCNSKAQHLTYLGDTYVGKDVNVGAGTITCNYDGKKKNKTFIDDGAFIGSNTSLVAPVNVGKNSLIGAGSVITKDVPDNALALARAHQINKENWVLKRNSENVEKGV from the coding sequence ATAAAAGTATTAATACTTGCCGCTGGGCAAGGAAAGCGAATGAAATCAAAGATCCCAAAAGTTGCACATAAAATTATAGATAAGCCAATGATAAATTGGGTTATAGATGTCGCAAAAAAAATAAGCAACGACATCGGGATAGTTCTAGGAAACGGCAAAGATCAAGTAAAAGACTTGTTAGATGATGATGTTAAAATTTTTGAGCAAAAAGAAAGATTAGGAACTGGTCACGCTGTGCTCTGTGCAGAAAAATTTCTTGATAGTAGCGATATCTTGATACTTTACGGAGATGTGCCTTTTATCTCTTACAATACTTTAAATTCTCTTATTGAAAGACATTTAAAAGATAATAACAGTTCGACCATACTCTCGGTAAGATTAGAGGATCCAACTGGGTATGGACGCATAATAAAGAACGAAGATAAATTTGTTAAAATTGTTGAGGAAAAAGATGCTGATACTTCTGAAAAGCAAATAAAAGAAGTTTATACAGGGATTGCAGTTTATAAAGGAAACCAACTAAAAGAAGCTTTGCACCATATAACTCCCCAAAATGCCCAAGGAGAATATTATTTGACCGAAGTTTTTGAGTATTTGGAAAAAGTTGGTGTGGTAGAATTAGAAAATGAAATAGAAGTTATAGGCGTAAACGATAGGATACAGTTAGCAGAAGCCGAAAAAAAGATAAGATATGAAATTTTAAAGAAACACATGTTAAATGGAGTTACAATACAGGATCCAGATTCCACATATATTTCTGTTGATGTAAGCATTGGGCCTGATACAATAATTTATCCTCAAACATTTATATATGGAAAAACGACTATTGGCGAAGATTGTGAAATAGGCCCATTAACAAGGATCAAGGATTGCATTATAGAAGATAACGTGAAAATAATTCGCTCAGAATGCGAATTAAGTAAAATACAAAAAAATGTTTCAATAGGTCCTTTTTCAAGGCTGAGAGAAGGAACAGAATTACAAGAAAACGTTAAAATTGGTAATTTCGTTGAAACTAAGAAAACGAAAATATCCTGTAACAGCAAAGCACAGCATTTAACTTATTTGGGTGACACTTATGTTGGAAAAGATGTGAACGTTGGTGCAGGAACCATAACATGTAATTATGATGGTAAGAAGAAGAACAAGACCTTTATAGATGATGGAGCCTTCATTGGAAGTAACACCTCTTTAGTTGCGCCTGTTAATGTTGGTAAAAATTCTCTTATTGGAGCGGGGTCTGTAATAACAAAAGACGTGCCAGACAATGCTTTAGCCTTAGCAAGAGCACATCAAATAAACAAAGAAAATTGGGTGTTAAAAAGGAATTCAGAAAATGTTGAGAAGGGAGTATAA